From a region of the Thermodesulfobacteriota bacterium genome:
- a CDS encoding DMT family transporter yields the protein PRDWVAAAGMTLCGVVGFQVLLYSGLRHTTALNAAVVNATGPLVTILLARLLGAHSLRGGQVVGAAASLVGVAVVVSRGSWETLRSLHWNPGDLLVLAAVFLWAAYSLLGKALLARRSTVWVTAVTTLGALPVLAGPALWESWTRVPALEGSLVLAVLYIGLGPSFLAFLAWNQGVRRLGAAGAMAYYNTLPVYAGLLGAAALGEWPAAYQVWGTVLVLAGCVLAARSGPEASR from the coding sequence CGCCCCGAGACTGGGTCGCGGCGGCCGGCATGACCCTGTGCGGGGTCGTGGGGTTCCAGGTGCTGCTCTACTCGGGGCTGCGCCACACCACGGCCCTGAACGCCGCGGTGGTCAACGCCACGGGTCCCCTGGTGACGATCCTCCTGGCCCGCCTGCTCGGCGCCCACTCCCTGCGGGGGGGCCAGGTGGTGGGGGCCGCGGCTAGCCTGGTCGGGGTGGCAGTGGTGGTGAGCCGGGGGTCCTGGGAGACCCTGCGCAGCCTGCACTGGAACCCCGGGGACCTCCTCGTGCTGGCGGCCGTCTTCCTGTGGGCAGCATACTCCCTTTTGGGAAAGGCGCTGCTGGCTCGGCGCTCCACCGTGTGGGTGACCGCGGTGACCACGCTGGGCGCCCTGCCCGTGCTTGCGGGCCCGGCCCTGTGGGAGAGTTGGACTCGAGTCCCCGCCCTGGAGGGGAGCCTGGTGCTGGCCGTTCTCTATATCGGCCTGGGTCCGTCCTTTCTGGCGTTCCTGGCCTGGAACCAGGGAGTGCGCCGGCTTGGCGCCGCGGGGGCGATGGCCTACTACAATACCCTTCCGGTCTATGCGGGGCTCCTGGGTGCGGCGGCCCTGGGGGAGTGGCCCGCGGCGTATCAGGTGTGGGGTACGGTGTTGGTGCTGGCCGGGTGCGTGCTGGCCGCCCGGAGCGGGCCGGAGGCCTCCCGGTGA